One Lacipirellulaceae bacterium DNA window includes the following coding sequences:
- a CDS encoding SRPBCC family protein, whose product MSKLTITKHIDATPDIVFRLATDFENTANHIQGIEKVELLTHGPVQVGTRFRETRKMFGKEATEEMTVTEFVPPKRFTLETESCGCHYVCTHELIHDIAGTHFKLDIETHAVSLMAKVMSPLSKLMAGTMRKMIESDLEDLSKIAEQQAATNGIES is encoded by the coding sequence ATGAGCAAACTCACCATCACCAAACACATTGACGCGACACCGGATATCGTCTTTAGGCTAGCGACTGACTTCGAAAACACAGCCAATCACATCCAGGGAATCGAAAAGGTCGAACTGCTGACCCATGGTCCCGTGCAGGTGGGGACGCGCTTTCGTGAGACTCGCAAGATGTTTGGTAAAGAAGCCACCGAAGAGATGACGGTCACCGAGTTCGTCCCGCCGAAGCGGTTTACTCTGGAAACCGAGTCTTGCGGTTGCCACTACGTTTGTACTCACGAACTGATCCACGACATTGCCGGGACGCACTTCAAACTCGACATCGAAACTCACGCGGTAAGCTTGATGGCCAAGGTCATGTCCCCGCTGAGTAAGCTAATGGCGGGAACGATGCGGAAGATGATCGAATCGGATCTTGAAGACTTGAGCAAGATTGCCGAACAACAGGCTGCAACCAATGGCATAGAAAGTTAG
- a CDS encoding deoxyribonuclease IV, which translates to MPILGAHMSIAGGYYKAVDAAKAAGCDCVQVFTKNNNQWRAKPITEKEVERFQEALAVHGITNPIAHNSYLINLGSPKDDLWKKSIDSMVVEVQRADQLGIPYVVAHPGSYTTSSEVEGLKRIAEGLNEVHKQTRKAKTKILLETTAGQGTNLGCRFEHLATILEKVRYPDRLGICWDTCHVFAAGYPTSTEKEYKSTMRQFNKLVGVKLIRAFHFNDSLKPFGSRVDRHAGIGRGEMGLEPFRFLLNDRRFRKIPMCLETPKGEEKGRDLDEINLEVLRGLVED; encoded by the coding sequence ATGCCCATCCTCGGTGCCCACATGTCAATCGCCGGCGGTTACTACAAGGCCGTCGATGCGGCCAAGGCTGCTGGTTGCGACTGTGTTCAGGTCTTCACAAAGAACAACAACCAGTGGCGGGCTAAGCCCATCACGGAGAAAGAGGTTGAACGGTTTCAAGAGGCTCTCGCCGTTCACGGCATTACGAACCCGATCGCGCACAATTCTTACTTGATTAATCTCGGCAGCCCCAAGGACGACCTCTGGAAGAAGTCGATCGACTCGATGGTCGTCGAGGTCCAGCGGGCGGACCAACTGGGGATTCCTTATGTGGTCGCTCACCCAGGTTCCTATACGACCAGCTCAGAAGTAGAAGGGCTGAAGCGTATTGCCGAAGGGCTCAACGAGGTTCACAAGCAGACACGCAAGGCCAAGACGAAGATCTTGCTGGAGACCACCGCCGGACAAGGAACCAATCTTGGCTGTCGATTCGAGCATTTGGCAACGATTCTTGAGAAGGTCCGATACCCCGATCGACTCGGCATCTGCTGGGACACCTGTCACGTGTTTGCCGCAGGTTATCCGACCAGTACGGAAAAAGAGTACAAGTCCACAATGCGCCAGTTCAACAAGCTGGTAGGCGTGAAGTTGATCCGAGCGTTTCACTTTAACGATAGCCTCAAGCCGTTCGGCTCACGTGTCGACCGTCATGCGGGGATCGGTCGCGGGGAAATGGGGCTGGAGCCGTTCCGTTTTTTGCTCAACGATCGCCGGTTCCGTAAAATTCCCATGTGTCTGGAAACGCCCAAAGGGGAAGAGAAGGGACGTGATCTCGATGAAATCAATCTGGAAGTGCTGCGTGGCTTGGTCGAAGATTGA
- the ndk gene encoding nucleoside-diphosphate kinase yields the protein MQRTFILLKPDCVQRRLSGRILARFEDKGLNVIAMKMLRITSDLAKQHYAEHVEKGWYPTLEDFITGGPVVAAVLEGLDAIRVVREMLGATNGLNAAPGTIRGDFSSSRQMNLVHGSDGEEAAAREIALYFNDDELCPYEPTITPWQRAADE from the coding sequence ATGCAACGTACCTTCATCCTGCTCAAGCCCGACTGTGTTCAACGTCGCCTCTCGGGTCGAATTTTGGCTCGCTTCGAGGATAAGGGGCTGAACGTCATTGCCATGAAGATGCTGCGGATCACCTCCGATTTAGCGAAGCAGCACTACGCAGAGCATGTCGAGAAGGGCTGGTACCCGACGCTAGAGGATTTTATCACGGGTGGTCCCGTGGTCGCCGCAGTGCTCGAAGGCCTGGACGCGATTCGCGTTGTTCGTGAGATGCTGGGAGCCACCAACGGTTTGAATGCCGCTCCGGGAACCATCCGTGGTGATTTTAGTTCCAGCCGTCAGATGAACCTCGTCCACGGCTCTGATGGCGAGGAAGCGGCTGCTCGCGAGATTGCTCTCTACTTCAATGATGACGAGCTTTGCCCCTACGAGCCGACCATCACGCCTTGGCAACGTGCAGCGGACGAGTAA
- a CDS encoding sigma 54-interacting transcriptional regulator yields the protein MTKEPIPAGYIILREGSEWADVIRLVPGESLTIGRAPTNAVVVKDERCSRNHAEVFSAGGEWQLRDLDSRNGTTVGGERVRGDVKLAPGDLIQIGNSQMAFVHDLAQAFPETSTILKSSKSVDAEGSGVSISSVVDDESVFDVIEPATITHRKVQSSLLDAPARDEASDSSGKLGRAAAKLCRLAFDLAKAMDVVSLANHALDGLFEGTQVDAGAVLLRRRDESGSRQSEELEVVASRSDSDHSYHKVSGFLASTVMREGQAVMARNVMDDSQLGNRDSRGEILATSVICAPIRMDKELLGLVHLYTTTTENSTDPDDLEFTLAVADTFGVALQNLNKRQRLAENLNQIRTENVQLREQLGVESEIVGSSDVMRRVEQQIGRAAPSRATVLIRGESGVGKELVARAVHFSSPRAEGPFVCLNCAALSETLLESELFGHEKGAFTGATERKIGKFEQAHKGTLMLDEIGEMSPSIQAKFLRVLEGHPYERVGGSEAIKVDVRVIAATNRDLEREVSEGSFRRDLYFRLHVLEIIVPGLRKRPEDIPELSEFFLRKFNEETGRKLQGFTPRAMEELLRYRWPGNVREMKNVIERAVVLAQGEYVDHEDLVLSHLKTVGDTEVSMSDERHVGYEPASLADIEKKHIARTLKATGWNKSKAASILGIERSTLDRKIKRYELRNERPRM from the coding sequence GTGACAAAAGAACCAATCCCCGCCGGGTACATCATCCTCCGAGAAGGGTCGGAGTGGGCGGACGTGATCCGCTTGGTCCCAGGGGAATCCCTGACCATCGGTCGCGCTCCAACTAACGCAGTCGTCGTTAAGGACGAACGCTGTAGTCGAAATCATGCCGAGGTTTTCTCCGCGGGGGGGGAATGGCAGCTTCGCGACCTCGATAGCCGCAATGGAACCACTGTCGGTGGGGAACGGGTGCGCGGGGACGTGAAACTGGCACCGGGCGACTTGATCCAAATTGGCAATTCGCAGATGGCATTCGTGCACGATTTGGCACAGGCATTTCCAGAGACAAGCACGATCCTCAAGTCGTCCAAATCAGTCGACGCCGAAGGAAGCGGCGTCTCGATTTCGAGTGTGGTCGATGATGAGAGCGTGTTCGACGTGATCGAACCCGCAACGATCACTCACCGCAAGGTGCAAAGTAGCCTACTCGATGCGCCCGCTCGTGATGAAGCGAGTGACTCAAGCGGCAAGTTGGGTCGTGCGGCAGCAAAGCTTTGCCGGTTAGCCTTTGACCTGGCCAAAGCGATGGATGTCGTTTCACTCGCCAATCATGCACTCGACGGCCTCTTCGAAGGCACGCAAGTTGATGCCGGTGCCGTCCTCCTTCGACGGCGCGACGAATCGGGAAGCCGTCAAAGTGAAGAGCTTGAAGTCGTTGCTTCTCGTAGTGACAGCGATCACTCCTACCACAAAGTCTCTGGCTTTCTGGCTTCAACAGTCATGCGTGAGGGCCAAGCGGTGATGGCTCGTAACGTGATGGACGACAGCCAATTAGGGAATCGTGACAGTCGTGGCGAAATCCTTGCCACGAGCGTCATCTGCGCACCGATCCGCATGGACAAGGAGCTACTCGGGCTGGTTCATCTCTACACGACGACCACCGAAAACTCGACTGACCCGGACGATTTGGAATTCACCCTTGCCGTGGCCGATACTTTCGGTGTTGCCCTGCAAAACCTTAACAAACGGCAGCGTCTGGCGGAGAATCTCAACCAGATACGCACGGAGAACGTTCAACTCCGTGAGCAACTTGGAGTCGAGAGCGAGATTGTCGGTTCCAGCGACGTCATGCGGCGCGTCGAACAGCAAATTGGTCGAGCCGCACCGAGTCGCGCTACGGTTCTCATTCGCGGTGAAAGCGGCGTCGGTAAGGAACTTGTCGCACGGGCGGTCCACTTCTCAAGCCCCCGCGCCGAAGGCCCATTCGTCTGTCTGAACTGTGCGGCCCTTTCTGAAACTCTGCTGGAGAGCGAACTATTCGGCCATGAGAAAGGAGCCTTCACGGGAGCAACGGAAAGAAAGATTGGTAAGTTCGAGCAAGCTCACAAAGGCACGCTCATGCTCGACGAAATCGGCGAAATGAGCCCTTCGATTCAGGCCAAATTCTTGCGCGTGCTTGAGGGACATCCCTATGAACGCGTCGGCGGATCCGAGGCCATCAAGGTCGATGTCCGTGTGATTGCCGCCACGAATCGCGATCTCGAACGTGAAGTGAGCGAGGGTAGCTTCCGGCGCGATCTCTACTTCCGATTGCACGTTTTGGAGATCATCGTTCCGGGCCTACGAAAACGCCCCGAAGACATCCCCGAACTGTCTGAGTTCTTCCTCCGAAAATTTAACGAGGAGACCGGTCGCAAACTCCAAGGCTTCACCCCACGTGCAATGGAAGAATTGCTACGCTATCGCTGGCCGGGCAACGTGCGTGAAATGAAGAACGTCATCGAGCGGGCCGTCGTGCTGGCCCAAGGTGAGTACGTCGATCACGAAGACCTCGTCCTCTCACACCTAAAGACTGTCGGCGATACGGAAGTCAGCATGTCCGATGAACGCCATGTGGGCTACGAACCGGCATCACTGGCAGATATCGAAAAGAAGCACATCGCTCGCACCCTGAAAGCCACCGGCTGGAACAAAAGCAAAGCCGCCAGCATCCTGGGCATTGAGCGCTCGACGCTTGATCGAAAAATCAAGCGTTACGAGTTACGAAACGAACGTCCGAGGATGTAA
- a CDS encoding DUF1598 domain-containing protein yields the protein MRRQISHRLLLTGLAFLLTVSVASFSQAQVLGGGFVNRNVGGISVDAEGVLSAPTVKEEQELNRIRQEARVTVPEQLSRFTPLRAVSLRQLEAEISRSLAEKKPLPEEVLYLAGLQRVEYVIAYPERNDIVLAGPAEGWKLDEVGNVVGVTTNRPVLLLDDLLVALRSGPASRVEAITCSIDPTPEGLQRWQKLASNMRRIGNPDQTMRRIEDALGPQVISVTGISPDTHFARAMVAADFRMKRLAMNFEPAPVGNMPSFLEMLRSGGASSMMPRWWLAPNYQPLAQTKDGLTWQLRGPGVKCMTEQDFIDASGNKQASGKAHPVAQKWADSMTKQFGELAAHDSAFGQLRNVMDLAVIGALIEKHQLLEQVALDAPNLMADLQPTSFPAPRYTSSKASFVKRGKKWLISASGGVEILPWQIADVSETVESLSKVREQLTKSSDGLWWE from the coding sequence ATGCGTAGGCAAATCAGCCATCGGCTACTTCTGACGGGATTAGCCTTCTTGTTGACCGTCAGTGTCGCATCGTTCTCCCAGGCACAGGTCCTTGGTGGAGGCTTCGTCAATCGAAACGTCGGTGGCATCAGCGTTGACGCTGAGGGCGTACTCTCTGCTCCGACGGTCAAAGAGGAGCAAGAACTCAATCGTATACGCCAAGAAGCGAGAGTTACCGTCCCTGAGCAATTGAGTCGATTTACTCCTCTCAGGGCTGTCTCTTTGCGTCAGCTTGAAGCAGAAATATCTAGATCGCTAGCAGAGAAAAAACCATTGCCTGAAGAGGTGCTCTACCTTGCTGGCCTGCAACGGGTCGAATACGTCATCGCGTATCCAGAGCGCAATGACATCGTGTTGGCTGGCCCCGCTGAGGGATGGAAGCTTGACGAGGTCGGCAACGTTGTCGGGGTAACAACGAATCGACCAGTATTGCTATTGGATGATTTGCTTGTGGCTTTGCGTAGTGGTCCCGCTTCGCGCGTTGAAGCGATCACCTGCTCCATCGATCCGACTCCCGAAGGGTTACAACGCTGGCAGAAGTTGGCCAGCAACATGCGTCGTATCGGCAATCCCGACCAAACAATGCGCCGCATCGAAGACGCTCTCGGCCCGCAAGTGATTAGCGTGACGGGAATCTCTCCTGACACGCACTTTGCTCGTGCAATGGTTGCTGCTGACTTCCGGATGAAGCGCCTAGCCATGAACTTCGAACCAGCACCCGTTGGCAACATGCCCAGCTTCCTCGAGATGTTGCGTTCCGGGGGAGCGAGTAGCATGATGCCGCGTTGGTGGCTGGCACCCAATTATCAGCCGCTAGCTCAAACGAAAGATGGCCTCACCTGGCAGCTCCGGGGGCCTGGCGTCAAATGCATGACGGAGCAAGATTTCATCGACGCCTCGGGCAACAAGCAAGCGAGTGGCAAAGCTCACCCGGTTGCTCAGAAGTGGGCCGATTCCATGACGAAGCAATTTGGCGAATTGGCCGCTCACGACTCAGCCTTTGGCCAACTCCGCAACGTAATGGACCTGGCGGTGATTGGTGCTCTCATTGAGAAACACCAACTGCTCGAACAAGTCGCACTCGACGCACCAAACCTGATGGCCGATTTGCAGCCAACCAGCTTTCCCGCCCCACGCTATACCTCAAGCAAAGCTAGCTTCGTGAAGCGAGGCAAGAAGTGGCTGATCAGCGCTTCGGGCGGCGTCGAAATTCTGCCCTGGCAGATTGCCGACGTCTCGGAAACCGTCGAGTCGCTCTCGAAGGTCCGCGAGCAGTTGACGAAATCTTCCGACGGGCTCTGGTGGGAGTAA
- a CDS encoding cold shock domain-containing protein, translating to MPQGTIKKLTDKGFGFIEGDKGDIFFHHSQLEGAAYDSLTEGQTVEYNEGSGPKGPCAENVKVVS from the coding sequence ATGCCACAAGGTACGATTAAGAAGCTTACAGACAAAGGGTTCGGGTTTATTGAGGGCGACAAAGGAGATATCTTCTTCCATCACTCTCAACTTGAAGGAGCCGCCTACGACAGCCTGACTGAAGGTCAAACCGTCGAGTACAACGAAGGCTCCGGACCGAAAGGGCCTTGTGCTGAAAACGTGAAGGTCGTTTCGTAG
- a CDS encoding acyl-CoA desaturase gives MATDTLPKDAAEETFSDDQTPDDPQRMPASQRHLEWPESSVNPVEVRWRYAIGIPLIHVLACLAFHPWLFSWTGVVLAILGLYVFGTLGINLCYHRMLTHQGLTAPKWLEHGLAILGVCTLQDTPACWVAMHRIHHKHSDNRPDPHSPLVNFLWGHCGWLMFTNREFKNVNKYERFVRDLLRDPFYMKLERNENWLWVYLGSVAAFFLAGFAIGWPVWGTPMDGVQFGASLAVWGVFVRTVLTWHITWSVNSVTHVWGYKNYDTSDNSRNNILVGLWSNGEGWHNNHHADQRAAAHGHKWWEFDVTWLTIRFLEKLGLVKDVVRPRVWTQGEQQ, from the coding sequence ATGGCAACTGACACGCTCCCCAAAGACGCCGCAGAAGAAACATTCAGCGACGATCAGACGCCCGACGATCCGCAGCGCATGCCTGCTTCCCAGCGTCACCTCGAATGGCCTGAGTCCTCCGTGAACCCTGTTGAGGTGCGCTGGAGATACGCGATCGGGATTCCCTTGATTCACGTGCTCGCCTGCTTAGCGTTTCATCCGTGGCTGTTTAGCTGGACAGGTGTCGTGTTGGCAATTCTTGGGCTGTACGTTTTCGGCACCCTAGGCATCAACTTGTGCTACCACCGCATGCTTACGCACCAAGGTCTGACCGCACCAAAGTGGTTGGAGCATGGTCTTGCGATCCTGGGCGTCTGCACATTGCAAGACACGCCTGCCTGCTGGGTTGCGATGCATCGTATCCACCACAAACATTCCGACAACAGGCCCGATCCGCATAGCCCGCTGGTAAACTTCCTCTGGGGGCATTGCGGTTGGTTGATGTTCACGAATCGCGAGTTTAAGAACGTCAACAAGTACGAACGCTTCGTCCGCGATCTTCTGCGTGATCCGTTCTACATGAAGCTTGAAAGGAACGAAAACTGGCTGTGGGTCTACCTAGGCTCGGTGGCTGCTTTCTTCCTCGCGGGTTTCGCCATCGGTTGGCCCGTTTGGGGAACCCCGATGGACGGCGTACAATTCGGTGCGAGTCTGGCCGTGTGGGGCGTATTTGTACGGACTGTACTCACGTGGCACATCACGTGGTCAGTCAACTCGGTCACACACGTTTGGGGCTACAAGAATTACGACACGAGCGATAACAGCCGGAACAACATTCTCGTTGGTCTTTGGAGCAACGGCGAGGGTTGGCACAACAACCACCACGCCGACCAACGAGCCGCTGCTCACGGGCACAAGTGGTGGGAGTTCGACGTGACGTGGCTGACGATCCGATTCCTAGAGAAGCTGGGGCTCGTGAAAGATGTCGTTCGTCCCAGGGTTTGGACGCAAGGAGAGCAGCAATAG
- a CDS encoding MMPL family transporter: MNASQDDASKATGWAQWLAGHRLGILAGAFLLTAASGLLATRLDYDFTPQALFSGENELVAYSEQVKATFGHAENIVIVVLRSEGEADCLEPAALRWQVAFAREAAQLPAVDRIDSLATMRLPRPRVLGRSGLMFVPVVRGDSLQTDSAAEEESALVRQKVDDQPLLEGTFISKDRRLTALVLHLDPTRKDIDHVTAVVKQVKGLVDQSKIPTGYESFLGGLPAMRVEIVEGLKSDQTTIIPLAALVFALVQVIIFRSWTGVVVSAVAVVAGLAWTLAALVLLGQSLTIISNVLPILLMIVGVSSCVHYLNEYAEQLERTPADAHSAAIRTTQRITLACLLTSLTTALGFLSLLAARSQLLSQLGWQAAMGIGLFFIATVLVCSSLLPLYRTTKGGQVSHRKPSSNEVISPLASVAWGFGRLAVDWPRLTILTGVGLLTLAGVIGRNTVINSTLLETFDETHPQTRQMGLIEKQLGGFVPMEIILSAENPGWFVEAENWRNLLKLEQGIAKLDGVLRIRSVMELMQEVDRQLPAGPQLTVLARPDTEKFEQRLQECYRLLKKTADLNGVHRFATKDGKQLRLLMSLRDVGTQGGLRLAAEFRELLNETFPESSGNNVASNITGESYVAAIALTRFIRDLLLSLLGVSALIFLVIGLVLRSPRLGLISIIPNVAPLVVTLGYLGLRGYTINMSNVIVFAISLGVAVDDTIHFLARFRHESLGESDVTAAIRRTCLGTGRAVLMTTILIVCGMAILLLSSFVPTRRFAELAAVTMCSALLGDLLLLPAMLKLFWPSTIVDAELGHG; the protein is encoded by the coding sequence ATGAACGCAAGCCAGGATGACGCATCGAAGGCCACAGGATGGGCCCAATGGCTCGCCGGGCATCGACTGGGCATCCTGGCCGGAGCCTTTCTACTTACCGCAGCTTCCGGGCTACTCGCCACGCGGCTGGACTACGACTTTACGCCTCAGGCGCTCTTTTCCGGCGAAAACGAACTCGTCGCCTATAGCGAGCAGGTCAAAGCGACTTTCGGCCATGCGGAAAACATCGTGATCGTCGTATTACGATCCGAAGGGGAAGCCGACTGCCTGGAGCCCGCTGCACTCCGTTGGCAGGTCGCGTTCGCTCGCGAGGCTGCCCAACTTCCAGCCGTCGATCGAATCGACTCTCTCGCGACCATGCGTCTGCCTCGTCCACGCGTCCTGGGTCGCAGTGGCCTGATGTTCGTTCCCGTCGTTCGTGGGGATTCTCTCCAAACCGATTCCGCGGCAGAAGAGGAGTCGGCCTTGGTTCGCCAGAAAGTCGACGACCAACCGTTGCTTGAAGGAACTTTCATTAGCAAAGACCGTCGGCTCACGGCCTTGGTGCTGCATCTCGACCCGACGCGCAAGGACATTGATCACGTCACTGCTGTCGTCAAGCAAGTGAAAGGTTTGGTCGATCAATCGAAAATCCCAACCGGGTATGAATCATTCCTAGGCGGCCTGCCCGCTATGCGGGTGGAGATTGTCGAAGGTTTGAAAAGCGATCAAACAACGATCATTCCCTTGGCGGCTCTGGTGTTTGCTTTGGTGCAAGTGATCATTTTTCGAAGCTGGACCGGAGTTGTGGTTTCGGCGGTAGCCGTTGTGGCAGGCTTGGCTTGGACTCTTGCTGCGCTAGTGCTACTCGGGCAGTCGCTCACTATTATTTCTAATGTCCTGCCGATTCTGTTGATGATCGTGGGCGTCAGTAGCTGTGTCCACTACCTCAACGAATACGCCGAGCAGTTGGAGCGGACACCTGCAGATGCCCACTCGGCAGCGATTCGAACCACACAGCGAATCACGCTGGCTTGTTTGCTCACGAGTCTCACAACGGCACTTGGTTTCCTCAGTCTGTTGGCCGCACGAAGTCAACTACTCAGTCAACTTGGCTGGCAAGCCGCGATGGGGATTGGGCTTTTTTTCATCGCTACTGTGCTTGTCTGCTCGTCGCTCTTGCCGCTCTACCGCACGACAAAAGGAGGCCAAGTATCGCATAGAAAACCATCTAGCAATGAAGTGATCTCTCCACTTGCCAGCGTGGCCTGGGGATTTGGACGATTGGCAGTCGATTGGCCCCGCTTGACGATTCTAACGGGCGTGGGATTACTCACTCTTGCCGGAGTGATTGGGCGTAACACGGTGATCAACTCGACGCTGCTGGAAACCTTCGACGAGACGCATCCACAGACACGTCAGATGGGACTTATCGAGAAACAACTAGGTGGTTTTGTGCCGATGGAGATAATCCTATCCGCCGAAAATCCGGGTTGGTTCGTGGAAGCAGAGAATTGGCGAAACTTATTAAAACTAGAGCAAGGAATCGCGAAGCTTGATGGCGTGCTGCGAATTCGCTCCGTAATGGAGCTTATGCAAGAGGTTGATCGCCAACTTCCCGCCGGCCCTCAACTAACAGTGTTGGCTCGCCCTGACACGGAGAAATTCGAGCAGCGGCTTCAAGAATGTTACCGATTGCTCAAGAAGACTGCGGATCTCAATGGCGTGCATCGTTTTGCCACGAAGGATGGGAAGCAACTGCGTCTGCTGATGAGTCTACGTGACGTGGGAACGCAAGGCGGCTTGAGACTTGCCGCGGAGTTTCGTGAGTTGCTGAACGAGACTTTCCCTGAATCGTCAGGCAACAACGTCGCGTCGAACATCACGGGCGAGTCCTACGTAGCCGCCATCGCGTTGACGCGATTCATTCGCGATCTGCTCCTTTCTTTGCTGGGCGTTTCCGCTTTGATCTTTCTCGTGATTGGCCTCGTGTTGCGATCCCCCCGGCTTGGACTGATCTCGATTATCCCGAATGTTGCTCCATTGGTGGTGACACTCGGTTATTTGGGGCTGCGAGGTTACACGATTAACATGAGCAACGTGATCGTCTTCGCGATTAGCCTCGGCGTGGCCGTGGATGATACGATTCACTTCCTTGCGCGGTTTCGTCACGAGTCACTGGGAGAGTCCGATGTGACGGCCGCGATTCGGCGAACTTGCCTGGGCACTGGCCGTGCGGTTCTGATGACGACGATCCTCATCGTCTGCGGCATGGCGATCCTGCTACTCTCGTCGTTCGTGCCGACAAGACGATTCGCCGAGCTCGCTGCCGTGACGATGTGCTCGGCTTTGCTCGGCGACCTGCTTCTTTTGCCTGCGATGTTGAAACTCTTCTGGCCGTCCACCATAGTTGACGCTGAATTGGGCCACGGATGA
- a CDS encoding glycoside hydrolase family 16 protein, with translation MRSSFSTPLAAGTAWLILLAITHAQSATLSGWDNVWNDNFSGNSINYSRWEVADREFSPNNELQYYRPEQVTVGGGQLTITAVNQPLGNQQYRSGLIRTWQEHRFGRWEVRADLPWGQGMWPAIWLLPRNAAWPVGGEIDIMENIGSNTFAVLGSYHYNWTPGTPITTNQWYGGTDANGQPIDFAAAMHDYAVEWEPDQMRFYVDDNLYFSIDNPIQPQAEPMSLIINLAVGGNFPGNPDPNVFPQTFDIDYARYWTRDETELINPDFDRSGTSLNGWGTFGNAINNVSAQSEAVLDGTHSLKLYGQFEEGETFSGVFQGIALNEGQQVTADASAFIRNEDSIAGSSNELIMKLEYYSSLGAAFDSPDFLGEVPLVIANGSTEEDTWLAHQISGVAPKGAVEARVSFVFRQPGLDGGAVHIDAVSLVATDPTPGDFDNSGSVDGGDFLMWQRGEVTSPPSGTDLAGWQGNYGTSPGSLATQVAVPEPSAFAAGLLGLSALLGRRRWF, from the coding sequence TTGCGATCATCATTTTCAACGCCATTGGCGGCTGGCACAGCTTGGCTAATCCTCTTAGCGATCACCCACGCTCAGTCAGCTACTCTCTCTGGCTGGGACAACGTCTGGAACGACAACTTCTCGGGCAACTCGATCAATTACAGCCGCTGGGAAGTCGCTGACCGCGAATTTAGCCCCAACAACGAGCTCCAATATTACCGGCCCGAACAAGTCACGGTGGGTGGCGGGCAACTCACCATCACGGCGGTCAATCAACCGCTAGGTAACCAACAGTATCGATCAGGCTTAATTCGCACTTGGCAGGAGCACCGCTTCGGACGGTGGGAAGTCCGTGCTGACCTGCCGTGGGGGCAGGGCATGTGGCCGGCGATCTGGTTGCTCCCTCGCAATGCCGCTTGGCCCGTGGGCGGCGAGATCGACATCATGGAGAACATCGGCAGCAATACGTTCGCTGTGCTTGGTTCCTACCATTACAACTGGACACCGGGTACGCCGATTACCACGAATCAGTGGTACGGGGGCACTGATGCGAACGGCCAACCGATCGACTTTGCGGCCGCGATGCACGACTACGCCGTGGAGTGGGAGCCTGACCAGATGCGCTTCTACGTTGACGACAACCTCTATTTTTCGATCGATAACCCAATTCAGCCGCAAGCGGAGCCGATGAGCCTGATCATCAACCTGGCGGTTGGTGGGAACTTTCCAGGAAATCCCGATCCGAACGTTTTCCCGCAAACGTTCGACATTGATTACGCCCGCTATTGGACACGCGACGAGACGGAGCTGATCAATCCGGACTTCGATCGTTCGGGAACATCCCTCAACGGCTGGGGCACCTTTGGCAACGCCATTAACAATGTGAGCGCCCAGTCTGAAGCCGTCCTTGATGGGACACACTCTCTCAAACTGTATGGGCAGTTCGAGGAAGGGGAGACTTTCTCCGGCGTGTTCCAAGGCATCGCTTTGAACGAGGGCCAACAGGTAACTGCCGACGCGAGTGCCTTCATCCGCAATGAGGATTCCATCGCTGGCTCTTCCAACGAACTGATTATGAAGTTGGAGTACTACAGCAGTTTAGGAGCCGCTTTCGACAGCCCCGACTTCCTCGGTGAGGTGCCCCTGGTGATCGCCAATGGCAGCACCGAAGAGGACACTTGGCTTGCACACCAAATCAGCGGCGTCGCCCCCAAGGGTGCCGTCGAAGCCCGCGTCAGCTTCGTCTTCCGTCAACCGGGCCTTGATGGGGGAGCTGTGCATATTGATGCCGTTTCGCTCGTCGCGACCGACCCCACACCTGGCGACTTCGACAATAGTGGCTCCGTCGATGGCGGGGACTTTTTGATGTGGCAGCGGGGAGAGGTCACCAGTCCGCCAAGCGGCACTGACCTCGCGGGCTGGCAGGGCAATTATGGGACATCGCCGGGCTCGCTCGCTACGCAGGTTGCGGTGCCAGAGCCAAGTGCGTTTGCTGCAGGATTGCTTGGCCTCTCTGCGTTGCTTGGACGGCGACGCTGGTTCTGA
- a CDS encoding SMI1/KNR4 family protein, which yields MGHLPETNASLDAAERELGLKLPTCVRWLLRDYGYWHATGIESLEDSVKNTIAGRKHVSLPQQYLVLYDHQDGGVVVVDSDDWRVGPPVFHLGWEDVEEGLHTEPEFASYLAYVKYVLESQRGFISESDIDYDPARYRSV from the coding sequence GTGGGCCATCTACCGGAGACAAACGCATCACTTGATGCTGCTGAGCGCGAATTGGGATTGAAACTACCGACATGTGTCCGATGGCTACTTCGCGATTACGGGTACTGGCATGCGACCGGTATTGAATCGCTGGAAGATTCTGTCAAGAACACCATCGCGGGTCGAAAGCACGTTAGCCTGCCTCAGCAGTACCTTGTCTTGTACGACCATCAAGACGGTGGTGTCGTGGTCGTCGACTCGGACGATTGGAGAGTTGGACCACCAGTTTTTCACCTTGGATGGGAAGATGTAGAGGAAGGGCTGCATACCGAACCCGAGTTTGCTTCGTATCTCGCGTACGTGAAGTATGTGCTTGAGAGTCAGCGAGGCTTTATCAGCGAATCTGACATCGATTATGACCCGGCGCGATATCGAAGCGTGTAG